Genomic segment of Citrus sinensis cultivar Valencia sweet orange chromosome 7, DVS_A1.0, whole genome shotgun sequence:
CCCATTCCAACATCAATGTTGAGGTCTCAGTCGCTCCAGCTATTAGGTCCTGTAATAATTTacaagaaagagagaaaagagttTAATGATTAGAAATCATGTTTTCGAGTcatataatttgtatttaaaagGGTCATTTGAATACATACCAATGTAAAACCTTTGACGCTGTGTCTGTCCAGCCTAACTTCGAGAGTAGGATCATCAGCGAGCAGCAAAAGCACATCCACCATATCTTTAGCCACATAATTATCGATCCCTTTTCGTCTAGCATTATGTTCATCAACCACCTGCTCTAAAAACCTATCAAACTTCTTGGCCACAGCCTTCATTCTCTTTATGTTACCCTGCAAATCCAAGAACCCTAGCCATGGAATCGAATCCCCGATATCAAATACACCATTAAGCAGAATCAATTCATCGATCATTTCCTTCAACTCATGTCGTGTGATCTCAATCCCATTTTGACGctcatttgaatattttttcccTAAGACCACACGACTTATAACGTTAAGACTCACGTCTGCAAGATGATCTTTCAACGCAATAGGCTTTCCAGATGATTCATACAAGTGTTTAAGAAGCACATTTAATTCTTCTACTCTTATATACTCATATGACTTTAGGCGTTTGGCAGTAAACAATTCCATCGTGCATATTTTACGTGCCTGATTAAAGTATGGACCATAAGGTGACCATGTGATATTTGAGAAATTGTAGCCTGTGTACTTGCCGGCAGCCATTTTGGGCCGATAAGCAAAAATAGCGTCATGACTTTTTAGAATAGCCTTAGCCATCTCAACAGAGGAGCACACGACAACAGGGAATGACCCAAATTTGAGCTGCACAATGGGCCCATATTTTTTGCACAGGGCATCCACGGACCGGTGGGGAGCTGGGCCCATGATGAGGTTGAGGTTTCCAATGATGGGCCAGGATTTTGGGCCTGGTGGTAAGTTGAGTTTCCGGCGGCGGAGGAGATGCAGAGGGATGAGGATGACTGCCAGGGTAGCCAGCCATGCGGCCCAGCAGGAAACCCAAGAATGATGAGTGAGCTCCATTGTCGTTGTAACTATCCAACTCTGTATGTTGAAGCACTTTTTTGGGAGGTACTTATTGACAGCTACAGATGACACAAAATTAGTCTCACGTAATTCTTTAATTGTTTGTTagtcacttaaaaaaaaaaagattttgggTTGATGTGTTATAGATTATGGAGCTTAACGGGACCTGTATTTATAGTAGGAGTAACACGCATCCCATCAATCAACCCTATTCAAgtaaacaaatttgaaaaaaaaataaaattgcttAGATAAGCTTGAGGTTCAAGTGGGATCTATTGGTGGGATAAGtgtcatttttcaaatactagtAGTATGACACCAAAAGTCTAtgagtattatatttaatgcttgatatattatgaattCTTGTTAGAGATTCAAAATCGAACGAACTAGTGTTGTAGAGTCAATTACACAGAATTCATGTGTTAAATATGCCTTACTGACAaatgcatatattttattgcatgtaaatattaattatattcacattgTTGATACATAATATTGAccatttttgtattattgcCTCGTAAATATTAacgattattaaattaattatatgagtAGTATGTAAATATtgactatatatatttatattattagtcATGTAAATGTTGACTATTTTTATAGATGTTGTTACAAGTGATTTGATcatttaaaacatatatagTATTTAGTTTCTAAACTTACATGTACAAAAAACCTGCTGGACCACTGAGACTTTCTTCCTCAAGTCAATTAATTGAAGTATGCACGGTACATATATCATTATATCTTGCTAATTTTAACAAGTAATATGAATTTCGTACAAACATGTTTTGAAATGTGCACGAAAAGGGAAATAAAGATCATATTTCGAAATAAAATTGTACAAATTGTACTGCAGATCATAGCAGACGAatataacaagataattatatACCATTTTGTAGCAAGATTGCAGGATTTGGAGAAtactctttatttttgtttttacttatttttctattctttctGCTAGTTTGGGaatgttgtaacttttaaaataattgttgttaactGTGCAATACAAATCATCAgttatgaagaaaatatgttaagtatttggtaaattttattttcagaagtACTGTGAATTTTGAAAGCAGTTATGgacgtttggtaaattttactattaaattgctgagagaaaataaatgactaaaatgtacataatagaggaaaaaatttacttatacatataaaaacatatacatataatatttttaattgtgtattataataatttttattaaaagtaaaatttacaatatatagattttattttttatcttaaaaaaattggtaataaatttataatatagtgaaacaaatttaataataattcgaccaataaattgatattaataaatttatattgatgaattataataaaaatttattaaaatattaattttgtttccaatttgaataaggataatattgggtttaggtaataatgttaaggatatttatgaaattgtattaaaggataaaattgattcttaaaatcataatttaaaagttactgTTTCcctcattttcaaaatcagctaTAGGAAGAgctgatttttataaaaatgatttttattttttctactaaacattaaaattaccttttagattttcaaaatcacttttaagccTCCCAAAAGCAATCCTAAACGGTCCTTAAGAACTTCTTGAATAATCACtatattttaagttaagtATCGATTTTGTTCTTATATTTcgaaaaatatcttaaaacaCCCTTGTTATTGAATATATGACACTCTtgcctttattttttcttatcttctaTAGTAATacctttaatataatttcagaGACATTAAATAGTTAATCTATGGAAAAAGttgattaacaaattaatctaTAATTATTAACTTGCAAATTTGATCTCCATAATGTGGCCATATTTTTTGTACAGAGCATGGAAGGATCGGCGGGGAAGTGGACCGACGGTTCGGTTGAGTTTTCCGATGATTGGCCAAGAT
This window contains:
- the LOC102627256 gene encoding trimethyltridecatetraene synthase-like is translated as MELTHHSWVSCWAAWLATLAVILIPLHLLRRRKLNLPPGPKSWPIIGNLNLIMGPAPHRSVDALCKKYGPIVQLKFGSFPVVVCSSVEMAKAILKSHDAIFAYRPKMAAGKYTGYNFSNITWSPYGPYFNQARKICTMELFTAKRLKSYEYIRVEELNVLLKHLYESSGKPIALKDHLADVSLNVISRVVLGKKYSNERQNGIEITRHELKEMIDELILLNGVFDIGDSIPWLGFLDLQGNIKRMKAVAKKFDRFLEQVVDEHNARRKGIDNYVAKDMVDVLLLLADDPTLEVRLDRHSVKGFTLDLIAGATETSTLMLEWAFAELVKNPEILDKATEELDRVIGKERWFEEKDIVNLPFIEAIIKETMRLHGAPMLMPRMAREDCKVAAYDILKGTQVLVNTWTIERDPALWENPNEFCPERFLGKSIDVKGNDFELLPFGAGRRMCPGYSHGLKVIQSSLANLLHGFTWKLPGNMSNKELNMEEVFKLANQKKIPLEVVAQPRLAPHLYNM